From a region of the Aulosira sp. FACHB-615 genome:
- a CDS encoding ATP-binding protein, giving the protein MVQLLTILIIDDSSEDREAYRRYLLQDQEYNYNILESASGEKALEIYRQFPTDCILLDFLLPDMDGLEFLAELLKLAKPVPAVVMLTGYGNEAIAVQAMKSGVHDYLVKGQTTAGRLHSTIHSAVAQVKLRQELQQSEARLRESQQFIERIAETTPGILYVYDLLEQRNLYLNGQVNRLLGYTSQQIKDLGQEFLVQTMYPDDLPLFFLHLQKIATIQNNEILEFEYRMRHANGQWCWFYSRDTVFTRNADGSPRQIVGTAYDITTRKHHEVALQKSETKFRRIVESNVIGIYFADFSGLIYEANDAFLELLDYSRAELIAGNLRWDALTPLEYHSLDQQKVEELKISGVCTPFEKEYFRKDGQRVSVLVGIARIDDTDHRGYSVCFVLDLTERKLVEAERQRLLQLEQAARAEAEAANRAKDEFVAMVSHDLRSPLNAILGWTQLLRTRNMSPENINHALETIERNAQSQAKLLEDLLNMSRILRGKLQLELRQVYLVAIVSQSIQAAYPSAQAKNIHIESVIDQSISTITGDGDRLLQVFGNLLSNAIKFTPNGGRIDVKLLRQESHIEIAVSDTGIGISPEFLPYIFERYRQDEQTPKQGGLGLGLAIARYLIELHGGTIQAISLGAGQGSTFSIKLPLP; this is encoded by the coding sequence ATGGTGCAACTGCTGACAATTTTAATTATTGATGACTCCTCAGAAGACCGTGAGGCTTATCGTCGCTATCTGCTGCAAGACCAGGAATATAATTACAATATTCTCGAATCAGCATCAGGAGAGAAAGCCTTAGAAATATATCGCCAATTTCCGACAGACTGCATTTTATTAGATTTTTTATTGCCAGATATGGATGGGCTAGAATTTTTGGCAGAATTGCTGAAACTAGCCAAACCCGTTCCAGCCGTGGTGATGTTGACTGGGTATGGTAATGAAGCCATTGCTGTCCAAGCGATGAAAAGTGGGGTTCATGATTATTTAGTCAAAGGACAAACAACAGCCGGACGTTTGCATTCAACTATTCACTCAGCAGTCGCACAAGTTAAGTTGCGTCAAGAATTACAGCAAAGTGAAGCACGGTTGCGCGAAAGTCAGCAATTCATCGAACGCATTGCGGAAACAACCCCAGGAATTTTGTATGTTTATGATTTGCTAGAACAACGCAATCTATATCTGAATGGACAAGTTAATAGATTGCTTGGTTATACTTCCCAGCAAATTAAAGATTTGGGGCAGGAATTTTTGGTACAGACAATGTATCCCGATGATTTACCTTTATTCTTTTTACATCTGCAAAAAATTGCCACAATTCAAAATAACGAAATTTTGGAATTTGAATACCGGATGCGTCATGCAAATGGCCAATGGTGTTGGTTTTACAGTCGAGATACGGTATTCACCAGAAACGCAGATGGTTCGCCACGTCAAATTGTCGGCACAGCTTATGATATTACTACTCGCAAACATCATGAAGTTGCACTGCAAAAAAGTGAAACCAAGTTTCGCAGAATTGTCGAGTCGAATGTGATTGGGATTTATTTTGCTGATTTTAGCGGTCTGATTTATGAAGCTAATGATGCTTTTTTAGAATTGTTAGACTACAGTCGGGCAGAATTAATCGCTGGAAATCTGCGTTGGGATGCTTTAACTCCATTAGAATATCACTCTCTTGATCAGCAAAAAGTAGAAGAATTAAAGATTTCTGGGGTTTGTACTCCTTTTGAGAAGGAATATTTTCGTAAAGATGGTCAGCGTGTGTCGGTGCTGGTCGGAATTGCGCGAATTGATGATACAGATCACAGAGGTTATAGTGTTTGCTTTGTGCTGGATCTCACCGAACGCAAACTTGTAGAAGCAGAACGTCAGCGATTGTTGCAATTAGAACAAGCCGCCCGTGCGGAAGCGGAAGCTGCTAACCGCGCAAAAGATGAGTTTGTGGCGATGGTATCCCATGATTTACGATCGCCTTTGAATGCGATTTTAGGCTGGACACAGTTACTGCGGACGAGAAATATGAGTCCCGAAAATATCAACCACGCCCTTGAAACAATTGAACGCAACGCCCAATCACAGGCGAAACTTTTAGAAGACTTGCTGAATATGTCTCGGATTCTGCGAGGCAAGTTACAACTAGAATTGAGACAAGTTTATTTAGTGGCGATTGTCAGTCAATCTATTCAGGCGGCTTACCCCAGCGCCCAGGCGAAAAACATTCACATTGAATCTGTGATTGATCAGTCCATATCAACAATAACTGGAGATGGCGATCGCTTGCTGCAAGTTTTTGGTAATTTACTCTCCAACGCCATTAAATTCACCCCAAACGGCGGACGGATAGATGTAAAACTATTGCGTCAAGAATCTCATATAGAAATAGCTGTTTCTGATACAGGTATTGGAATTAGCCCAGAATTTTTACCTTATATATTTGAACGCTACCGCCAAGATGAACAGACTCCCAAACAAGGCGGTTTAGGTTTAGGTTTGGCGATCGCTCGTTATTTAATAGAACTACATGGTGGTACGATCCAAGCTATCAGTCTGGGTGCAGGACAAGGTTCTACCTTTAGTATTAAACTTCCTTTGCCGTAA
- a CDS encoding urease accessory protein UreF: protein MDTITLTDSHFLAILQLASPALPVGAYSYSEGLETLVEHGIITNQDNLKHWLTSELRYGAIRLEAAVILRAAESTKMGNVETLCYWNRWLSAARETQELRNSSWQMGRSLVQLLGKLQPELLSTIHSLGNRCNYAVAFGIAVAHWQIQPNAALLAYLHSWATNLITAGIKLIPLGQTAGQELLLGLQPLMSATVQEILVLEDDELSCCSWGLSLASMQHETQYTRLFRS, encoded by the coding sequence ATGGACACCATCACCCTCACTGATAGTCATTTTTTGGCGATTTTGCAGTTAGCCAGCCCCGCTTTACCTGTGGGCGCTTACAGTTATTCTGAGGGTTTGGAAACTTTGGTAGAACATGGCATTATTACCAATCAAGATAATTTAAAACATTGGCTAACCTCAGAGTTACGTTACGGCGCAATTCGGTTAGAGGCGGCGGTGATTTTACGGGCGGCTGAATCTACAAAGATGGGGAATGTTGAAACTCTCTGTTATTGGAATCGCTGGTTATCGGCGGCGAGAGAAACCCAAGAATTACGCAACTCTAGTTGGCAGATGGGGCGATCGCTTGTGCAATTACTTGGTAAACTACAGCCAGAGTTACTCTCAACTATTCATAGTCTGGGTAATCGTTGCAATTATGCAGTTGCTTTTGGCATTGCTGTTGCTCATTGGCAAATTCAACCCAATGCTGCTTTACTCGCATATCTCCATAGTTGGGCTACTAATCTCATCACCGCCGGAATCAAACTCATTCCCCTCGGACAAACCGCCGGACAAGAATTATTACTCGGTTTACAGCCCTTAATGAGTGCAACTGTTCAAGAAATTCTTGTGTTAGAGGATGATGAATTAAGTTGTTGTAGTTGGGGCTTATCTTTAGCCAGTATGCAGCATGAAACGCAGTATACGAGATTATTTAGAAGTTAA
- the ureE gene encoding urease accessory protein UreE — translation MILTQRKPPDANAVVSLTLALTAQERTRSRHRFEMENGQVVFLRLPRGTVLRDGDILQDENDGSLMRIVAKPESVLTVSAASPLLLMRAAYHLGNRHVPVEITPSYLRLSPDTVLQTMLVQLGLEIKEEIAPFQPELGAYGHHHPH, via the coding sequence ATGATTTTGACTCAACGTAAACCACCAGATGCTAATGCTGTGGTGAGTTTAACTTTAGCACTGACGGCACAAGAACGGACTCGCAGCCGTCATCGGTTTGAAATGGAAAATGGTCAGGTTGTGTTTTTGCGTTTACCCAGGGGGACTGTGTTACGGGATGGCGATATTCTACAAGATGAAAATGATGGTAGTTTAATGAGAATTGTTGCGAAGCCAGAATCTGTGCTGACTGTCTCGGCTGCATCACCACTGTTGTTAATGCGAGCAGCATACCATCTGGGTAATCGTCATGTACCTGTGGAAATTACGCCGAGTTATTTGCGTTTGTCACCAGATACTGTTTTACAAACGATGTTGGTACAGTTAGGACTGGAAATTAAAGAAGAAATTGCACCGTTTCAGCCAGAATTAGGGGCTTATGGACACCATCACCCTCACTGA
- a CDS encoding NifU family protein, with translation MELTIDNVETVLDEMRPYLMSDGGNVELVELDGPVVRLRLQGACGSCPSSTMTLRMGLERRLKEMIPEIAEVEQVI, from the coding sequence ATGGAATTGACAATTGACAACGTAGAAACCGTTTTAGATGAAATGCGCCCTTATTTGATGTCTGATGGCGGTAACGTGGAACTTGTAGAACTTGATGGCCCTGTGGTCAGATTACGGTTACAAGGTGCTTGTGGTTCTTGTCCTAGCTCCACAATGACCCTGAGAATGGGTCTGGAACGCCGCCTCAAGGAAATGATTCCCGAAATTGCTGAAGTTGAACAAGTAATTTAG
- a CDS encoding glycoside hydrolase, whose product MSHPLYVAFIWHQHQPLYKSPDSGVSLSSTQQYKLPWVRLHGTKDYLDLILILEQYPKLHQTVNLVPSLILQLEDYIAGTAFDPYLTASLTAAEQLTREQHEFIVQHFFDANHHTLIDPHPRYAELYQQRQDKGQAWCLANWGVQDYSDLLAWHNLAWIDPLFWDDPEIAAWLKQGRNFSLSDRQQIYAKQRQILSRIIPQHRKMQQTGQLEVTTTPYTHPIMPLLADTNSGRVAVPNMTLPEHRFQWAEDIPRHLRKAWDMYTERFGQEPRGLWPSEQSVSPEVLPYIIKQGFKWICSDEAVLGWTLRHFFHRDGAGNVQQPEVLYRPYRLTTPAGDLAIVFRDHRLSDLIGFTYGSMQPKQAAANLVGHLQAIAKKQRENPSDQPWLVTIALDGENCWEFYPQDGKLFLEALYQNLSNDPQLQLVTVSEFIEKFPPTATIPQEQLHSGSWVDGSFTTWIGDPAKNKAWDYLTQARAVLASHPEATEETNPAAWEALYAAEGSDWFWWFGEGHSSNQDAIFDELFREHLAGIYKALNEPVPAYLSQAVEVHEIRANHLPESFIHPVIDGRGDEQDWDKAGRIEVGGARGTMHNSSLIQRLWYGVDHLNFYIRLDFKSGVKPGQELPPELNLLWFYPDKTMHNSPIPLKDVPQQAPVNYLYHHHLEINLLTQSVQFREAAEDYQWQPRFSRAQVALDTCLELSVPWADLQVPPDYPLRLVLVLADNGRFSDYLPENALIPIEVP is encoded by the coding sequence ATGTCCCATCCACTTTATGTTGCCTTTATTTGGCATCAACATCAGCCGCTGTACAAATCTCCTGACAGCGGCGTTTCACTTTCATCTACCCAACAATACAAGCTACCTTGGGTACGCTTACACGGCACTAAAGATTATTTAGATTTAATATTAATCCTGGAACAATATCCCAAGCTACACCAAACGGTGAATTTGGTACCTTCTTTGATATTGCAATTAGAAGATTACATTGCTGGTACAGCTTTTGACCCTTATTTAACAGCCAGCTTAACTGCTGCTGAACAACTAACCAGAGAACAGCACGAATTTATTGTCCAACATTTCTTTGATGCCAATCACCACACCTTGATTGATCCGCATCCCCGTTATGCTGAGTTATATCAACAAAGGCAAGACAAAGGACAAGCTTGGTGTTTAGCAAATTGGGGTGTGCAGGATTACAGCGATTTGCTGGCTTGGCACAATTTAGCTTGGATAGATCCTTTGTTTTGGGATGACCCAGAAATTGCTGCTTGGTTAAAACAAGGGCGGAATTTTAGTTTAAGCGATCGCCAGCAAATTTACGCCAAACAACGCCAAATATTAAGTCGCATTATTCCCCAACACCGGAAAATGCAGCAAACAGGGCAATTAGAAGTCACAACTACGCCCTACACTCACCCGATTATGCCTTTGCTGGCTGATACTAACTCTGGTCGGGTAGCAGTGCCGAATATGACCTTACCAGAGCATCGTTTTCAATGGGCAGAAGACATTCCCCGCCACCTACGCAAAGCCTGGGATATGTATACAGAGCGTTTTGGTCAAGAACCCAGAGGTTTATGGCCTTCGGAACAATCTGTAAGTCCAGAAGTATTGCCGTATATTATTAAACAAGGATTTAAGTGGATTTGCTCGGACGAGGCGGTCTTGGGTTGGACATTGCGACACTTCTTCCATCGGGATGGTGCAGGGAACGTCCAGCAACCAGAAGTGCTGTATCGCCCTTATCGCTTAACAACTCCAGCAGGTGATTTAGCGATTGTTTTCCGCGACCATAGATTGTCTGATTTAATTGGCTTTACCTACGGTTCAATGCAGCCGAAACAAGCCGCTGCCAATTTAGTGGGACATCTGCAAGCGATCGCCAAAAAGCAACGCGAAAACCCCAGCGACCAACCTTGGTTAGTCACCATTGCTTTAGATGGCGAAAATTGTTGGGAATTTTATCCCCAAGACGGCAAACTGTTCCTGGAAGCTTTGTATCAAAACCTGAGCAATGACCCCCAATTGCAACTTGTCACCGTCTCAGAATTTATTGAAAAATTCCCACCCACAGCCACCATTCCCCAAGAGCAATTACACAGTGGTTCTTGGGTAGATGGTAGCTTCACCACCTGGATTGGCGACCCAGCAAAAAATAAAGCTTGGGACTACCTCACCCAAGCCAGAGCCGTGTTAGCCAGCCATCCAGAAGCCACAGAAGAAACTAACCCAGCCGCCTGGGAAGCTTTGTACGCTGCTGAAGGTTCAGACTGGTTTTGGTGGTTTGGCGAAGGACATTCTTCTAATCAAGATGCCATTTTTGATGAATTATTTCGAGAGCATCTGGCTGGCATTTACAAAGCCTTAAACGAACCCGTACCAGCCTATCTCTCTCAAGCTGTAGAAGTACATGAAATTCGTGCCAACCATCTTCCAGAAAGCTTTATTCACCCCGTCATTGACGGCCGTGGTGACGAACAAGATTGGGACAAAGCCGGCAGAATCGAAGTTGGTGGTGCGAGAGGCACAATGCACAACAGCAGCCTCATCCAACGACTTTGGTATGGAGTAGATCACCTCAACTTTTATATCCGGTTAGACTTCAAAAGTGGTGTCAAACCAGGACAGGAATTACCACCAGAGTTAAATTTGCTATGGTTCTATCCTGATAAAACCATGCACAATAGCCCAATTCCCTTAAAAGATGTGCCGCAGCAAGCACCAGTCAATTATTTGTATCATCACCATTTGGAAATTAATCTACTCACACAATCAGTACAATTCCGCGAAGCCGCAGAAGATTATCAATGGCAACCCCGCTTTAGCCGCGCCCAAGTAGCTTTAGATACTTGTTTAGAATTATCAGTACCTTGGGCAGATTTGCAAGTTCCCCCCGATTATCCCCTGCGTTTGGTTTTAGTGCTGGCTGATAATGGGCGTTTCTCCGACTATTTACCAGAAAATGCTTTGATTCCGATTGAAGTACCGTAG
- a CDS encoding type II toxin-antitoxin system VapC family toxin has product MTALLLDTHAFIWYSEDDPNLPDSLKAEIDHTERVYLSIATLWEIAIKLNLGKLSLQANYELIEASLEPAGINLLPIAFADTIQILKLPLHHRDPFDRILIAQAIRHNLVIVSRDRAFAAYPVQLLCT; this is encoded by the coding sequence ATGACGGCATTACTGTTGGACACTCACGCTTTTATCTGGTATTCAGAAGATGATCCTAACTTGCCTGACTCACTCAAAGCAGAGATTGATCATACAGAGCGCGTTTATCTCAGCATCGCCACATTATGGGAAATTGCGATCAAGCTTAACCTCGGTAAACTCTCACTTCAGGCAAATTACGAATTAATTGAAGCTAGTTTAGAGCCTGCTGGAATCAACCTCCTGCCGATCGCTTTTGCTGACACGATACAAATCCTCAAACTCCCACTCCATCACCGTGATCCGTTTGATCGCATTCTAATTGCCCAAGCAATACGCCATAATTTGGTGATCGTCAGTCGTGATCGTGCATTTGCGGCTTATCCAGTACAACTGTTGTGCACATAA
- a CDS encoding DUF2281 domain-containing protein, protein MLETTILEHLKQLPESLQQEVLHYTQFLLANHVKTKSVSPKRQAGFLKGTFSLPLPEDFDEPLDDLKEYME, encoded by the coding sequence ATGCTTGAAACCACCATCCTTGAACACCTCAAACAACTACCTGAATCTCTCCAGCAAGAAGTCTTACACTACACTCAATTTCTCCTGGCAAACCACGTCAAAACCAAATCTGTCTCCCCAAAACGTCAAGCTGGCTTCCTCAAAGGCACTTTTAGCTTACCCCTACCAGAAGACTTCGATGAGCCTTTGGATGATCTGAAGGAATACATGGAATGA
- a CDS encoding serine/threonine-protein kinase, which translates to MNRFSENITPFPDEYSLQRNQLAQLCGSTQLFRDRYMILRILGRGGFGITFLARNARLPGSPLCVIKQLCPKTTSTKSWEKACQRFEQEAKTLAQLGSHSQVPMLLDYFEKNGEFYLVQEYVRGCTLAREVRRNGVKTEAEVKQFLQEILPILQYIHQNRVIHRDIKPQNLLRCEDDQRLVMIDFGAVKEKLVDISEDSGYKTATTNFVGTMGFAPPEQFALRPVYASDIYAVGVTCLYLLTGKGPLDFEHDTSTGEISWQKEVNISDHFARILGKMVRFSLDDRFKTVDDVIKALNLEKNLPNLSNCLTTKPLRTFQPQPEPKPTQQTYISPTAKTAIAIREWKAKLNHKQLHRQLNSYLTSV; encoded by the coding sequence ATGAATCGCTTTTCTGAAAACATTACCCCTTTTCCAGACGAGTACAGTTTACAAAGAAATCAACTGGCTCAATTGTGTGGTTCTACGCAGCTATTCCGCGATCGCTATATGATATTGCGAATTTTAGGTAGAGGTGGCTTTGGCATTACCTTTTTAGCCAGAAACGCCCGCTTACCAGGAAGTCCTTTATGTGTAATTAAACAACTCTGCCCAAAAACCACCAGTACCAAAAGTTGGGAAAAAGCTTGTCAGAGATTTGAACAAGAAGCCAAAACCCTAGCGCAACTTGGTAGTCATTCGCAAGTCCCTATGCTGTTAGACTACTTTGAAAAAAATGGTGAGTTTTATTTAGTGCAGGAATATGTGCGGGGTTGTACTTTAGCGCGAGAAGTCAGACGTAATGGCGTGAAAACTGAAGCCGAAGTGAAGCAGTTTTTACAAGAAATTCTGCCGATATTGCAATATATCCATCAAAATCGGGTAATTCATCGAGATATTAAGCCCCAAAACTTGTTGCGTTGTGAAGATGACCAAAGATTGGTGATGATTGATTTTGGTGCAGTTAAAGAAAAGTTAGTTGATATTTCTGAAGATTCTGGTTACAAAACAGCAACAACTAATTTTGTCGGGACTATGGGATTTGCACCACCAGAACAGTTTGCATTGCGGCCAGTTTACGCCAGTGATATCTATGCAGTGGGGGTCACTTGTCTGTATTTATTAACTGGTAAAGGGCCTTTAGACTTTGAACATGATACATCCACAGGGGAAATTAGCTGGCAAAAAGAAGTGAATATTAGTGATCACTTTGCCCGGATTTTAGGAAAAATGGTGAGGTTTTCCTTAGACGATCGCTTCAAGACTGTAGATGATGTGATTAAAGCATTAAATCTAGAGAAGAATTTACCTAATTTAAGTAACTGTTTAACTACAAAACCCCTGCGAACATTCCAGCCTCAACCCGAACCAAAACCAACCCAACAAACATACATTTCACCGACAGCCAAAACTGCGATCGCAATTCGAGAATGGAAAGCTAAACTTAACCATAAACAATTGCACCGTCAGTTAAATTCTTACTTAACTTCAGTCTAA
- a CDS encoding helicase-related protein: MEQQFIKPFETNQSPFKIVLILADASLSNEVVLDSFLNSGDRAPDKVLISQSRREESFRVTGSDRRTGLKYPTLHIMTNSYPASKLTIDYSIRLSPIKPGQNSDGTEQTIRQAIREKSEEETLTNAYLEIKEGLHKGAEQLIFFAQDKAFLRQLQEKLTTGKEALLNKKDVEVLDQSVSPDQRLTLVKPPRRDEVRVFLMTSSGARGVSFPKTDCIIAAIPRFNIEAALMEVAQLIYRGRGMYTHPETGEEVSGDNKARRLVMLINDFIIEREDIDPKRLWLRQSSDLLTLLVMLRSTILTRIKGDAGLNKNRIAFVPVGSVGDEELLRLMSDDLLDFLREAKVFISDSHPQEAKAIVKRAEQLSTSIFKHFDLRGQSSEKNAKSYANYQTLQALVKAVSRLQSSLLPSLDHDALEIPDSLTCIGPFWIEDWSDRKTEEIFSFEAWKSDIKQNSSSLLGCLKEIAESKKFKFPSKLKRPANELYKLLSREQEGFVIESSTIQALKTRNIVIGLPLDYPHFWNEQSEDDPRQQVLQDPQAWRSALGRSLTPQGLVIPVVPHYRTFPWVAVAGRRIFTQLETVFSDRYFMASNELNLLNTILLEDEAE; encoded by the coding sequence TTGGAACAGCAATTTATTAAACCGTTTGAGACAAATCAATCTCCATTTAAAATTGTGCTGATTCTGGCTGATGCTTCACTCAGCAATGAAGTTGTGTTGGATAGCTTTTTGAACTCAGGCGATCGCGCTCCTGATAAAGTTTTAATTAGTCAAAGTCGAAGGGAAGAATCTTTTCGGGTGACAGGGAGTGATAGAAGAACTGGCTTGAAATACCCAACACTACACATCATGACAAATAGCTACCCCGCCAGTAAACTCACGATTGACTACAGTATTAGGTTGTCTCCTATTAAACCAGGTCAAAATAGTGATGGTACAGAGCAAACAATTAGACAAGCAATTCGAGAAAAATCAGAAGAAGAAACCCTAACAAATGCCTATTTAGAAATCAAGGAAGGGTTACACAAGGGAGCAGAGCAATTGATTTTCTTTGCTCAGGATAAAGCTTTTCTGCGTCAATTACAGGAAAAATTGACTACTGGTAAAGAAGCTCTCCTAAACAAAAAAGACGTAGAGGTTTTGGATCAAAGTGTATCACCCGATCAGCGATTGACATTAGTCAAGCCGCCACGACGGGATGAAGTTCGAGTTTTCCTGATGACTTCTTCAGGCGCAAGAGGTGTTTCCTTCCCAAAAACAGATTGCATCATCGCTGCAATTCCCCGATTTAATATTGAAGCCGCTTTAATGGAAGTCGCCCAATTAATTTACCGTGGTCGAGGAATGTATACACATCCAGAAACTGGAGAAGAAGTTTCTGGAGATAACAAAGCAAGACGGTTAGTTATGCTCATCAATGATTTCATCATTGAACGAGAGGATATCGACCCTAAAAGACTATGGTTGCGTCAGTCCAGTGATTTATTAACTTTGCTGGTAATGTTACGCTCTACAATTCTTACCCGCATTAAAGGTGATGCAGGACTGAATAAAAATAGAATTGCATTTGTACCCGTTGGCTCTGTTGGGGATGAAGAATTATTGCGTTTGATGTCTGATGATTTATTAGATTTCTTGCGTGAAGCCAAAGTTTTTATTAGCGATAGTCATCCTCAAGAAGCAAAAGCAATTGTTAAAAGGGCGGAACAGTTATCTACAAGCATCTTTAAACATTTCGATTTAAGAGGTCAATCATCCGAAAAAAATGCCAAGTCCTATGCAAATTATCAAACCTTACAAGCTTTAGTGAAAGCTGTGTCTAGGCTTCAGAGTTCTTTACTGCCATCTTTAGATCATGATGCACTAGAGATACCCGATAGTCTAACTTGTATAGGCCCTTTCTGGATAGAAGATTGGAGCGATCGCAAAACTGAAGAAATATTTAGTTTTGAAGCGTGGAAATCTGATATTAAACAAAATAGCAGTAGTCTTTTAGGCTGTCTCAAAGAAATTGCTGAAAGCAAGAAATTCAAATTTCCATCAAAACTCAAACGTCCTGCTAACGAACTGTATAAACTTTTGAGTCGGGAACAAGAAGGATTTGTGATTGAATCTTCCACAATTCAAGCGTTGAAAACCAGAAATATAGTGATTGGCTTACCTCTAGACTATCCCCATTTCTGGAATGAGCAATCAGAGGATGATCCCCGCCAACAAGTATTACAAGATCCGCAAGCCTGGAGAAGTGCGCTAGGACGTTCTCTAACTCCTCAAGGCTTAGTCATCCCTGTAGTCCCTCACTATCGCACATTTCCTTGGGTAGCTGTGGCAGGTAGACGGATTTTTACACAATTAGAAACAGTGTTTAGCGATCGCTACTTTATGGCATCCAATGAACTCAATCTTCTCAATACCATTCTGCTAGAAGATGAAGCAGAGTAA
- a CDS encoding alpha/beta hydrolase, with translation MNFRSKHLSLQFINVPPASSQPPVGLIVALHGWGANAEDVASLLPYFQLPNYQFVFPNAPYPHPYSAVGKAWYDLRMENMYEGLAESRQLLTDFLQSLESSTDVPLSRTILCGFSQGGAMTLEVGLKLPLAGLVVMSGYLHPDAVPTEQKDIPPTLVMHGTQDEVVPLQAALKTREILQSLGFSVDYREFEAGHEINLQMLEALRNFVLKTIG, from the coding sequence TTGAATTTCAGGAGCAAGCATCTGTCTTTACAATTTATCAATGTCCCCCCGGCTAGTTCTCAACCCCCGGTTGGCTTAATTGTGGCTTTGCACGGTTGGGGTGCTAATGCTGAGGATGTCGCATCTTTATTACCTTATTTCCAGTTACCGAATTACCAGTTTGTGTTTCCCAATGCACCTTATCCCCATCCTTATTCTGCTGTGGGTAAGGCGTGGTATGACTTGCGAATGGAAAATATGTATGAGGGTTTAGCTGAAAGTCGGCAATTACTCACTGACTTTTTGCAATCTTTAGAAAGCAGCACAGACGTACCTTTATCACGGACGATTTTGTGTGGCTTTTCTCAAGGTGGGGCGATGACTTTAGAAGTGGGTTTAAAGTTACCCCTGGCTGGTTTAGTGGTGATGAGTGGATATTTACATCCTGATGCAGTACCAACAGAACAGAAGGATATTCCGCCGACTTTAGTGATGCACGGTACTCAAGATGAAGTTGTGCCATTGCAAGCAGCCTTAAAAACGCGGGAAATCTTACAGTCTCTAGGCTTTAGCGTAGATTACCGGGAATTTGAGGCGGGGCATGAAATTAATCTGCAAATGTTAGAAGCGTTACGAAATTTTGTTTTAAAGACAATTGGGTAG
- a CDS encoding DUF2555 domain-containing protein, which yields MKTLGISRNEIAAMTAADVEDLATRLELDNYSNAFEGLNDWHLLRAIAFQRPELVEPYIYLLDLEPYDEA from the coding sequence ATGAAGACTCTAGGCATTTCCAGAAATGAAATTGCTGCCATGACCGCAGCAGATGTGGAAGACTTAGCTACGCGTCTGGAACTTGATAATTATAGCAATGCTTTTGAAGGTTTGAACGATTGGCATCTACTCCGAGCGATCGCCTTTCAGCGTCCAGAATTAGTGGAACCCTATATCTACCTCTTAGATTTAGAACCTTACGATGAAGCTTAG